From a single Tetrapisispora phaffii CBS 4417 chromosome 15, complete genome genomic region:
- the ATG18 gene encoding phosphoinositide binding protein ATG18 (similar to Saccharomyces cerevisiae ATG18 (YFR021W); ancestral locus Anc_1.359) encodes MSDAPLINFINFNQNGSCISIATTEGFRIYNCDPFGKFYSQKKLNFNSTSNQDNPNMDLSTVSSPTGCSLAIVEMLYSTSLLAIVGLGDQPALSPRRLTMLNTKTDTVICEVTFPTAILSVKMNKARLIVVLREQIYIYDIKTMRLLHTIENNENDKGLIALSTSLDNDFLAYPSPPKIINSEIEANLTTNNMVLLSNNSRNNIQSSDNNRRLGKDANGSNEQQNLDSEPNNNEPDAPLFMSSNNLNNKNTHKIIKNGDVILFNLVTLQPTMVVEAHKGTIAALALNNEGTLLATASEKGTIVRVFSVETGAKLYQFRRGTYPTNVHSIIFSNDSKYLSVTCSSKTVHIFKMDNENLTPSNENFTSRSSSPPLSEELDNNSNETDMLSNETNTSPKSPDSSKKEPFVDTTRSTVGRMIRKSTQKFSKNAAKKFGEYFPLDVKSIIESSRHFASFKLPIESKETYSNYIGSNNANLSSHQLNSTSSESLAHVSMRINAGKYISSIGEEITLDLSNYPKVLANYSNYTTGQTSPKKITAIPIRVLSSDGIYYNYILDPERGGDCILISKYSLLLD; translated from the coding sequence ATGAGTGATGCACCattgattaatttcatAAATTTTAACCAAAATGGTTCTTGTATTTCAATTGCTACTACGGAGGGCTTTAGGATATATAATTGTGATCCATTTGGTAAATTTTATTCACAAAAAAAActaaatttcaattctaCTTCTAATCAAGATAATCCAAATATGGATTTATCAACAGTTTCATCTCCAACAGGTTGTAGTTTGGCTATTGTAGAAATGTTATATTCTACCTCATTGTTAGCAATCGTAGGGTTGGGAGATCAACCAGCACTATCTCCAAGAAGATTAACAATGCTAAACACAAAAACTGATACTGTGATTTGTGAAGTCACTTTCCCTACGGCAATCTTATCCgttaaaatgaataaagCTAGATTGATCGTGGTTTTAAGAgaacagatatatatttatgatatTAAAACTATGAGACTATTACAtactattgaaaataatgaaaatgataaaggTTTGATTGCTCTATCAACATCACTagataatgattttttagCCTATCCATCTCCaccaaaaattataaattctGAAATTGAAGCAAATTTAACAACTAATAATATGGTGTTACTTTCCAATAACAGTAGAAACAATATTCAGTCTTCTGATAATAATCGACGTTTAGGGAAAGATGCCAATGGCAGTAATGAACAACAAAACTTAGATAGTGAACCAAATAATAACGAACCAGATGCTCCTCTCTTTATGAGTAGTAATAACcttaataataagaatactcataagataataaaaaatggtGATGTTATACTGTTTAATTTAGTAACTTTACAACCAACAATGGTCGTAGAGGCACATAAAGGTACTATTGCAGCATTGGCACTAAATAATGAAGGTACATTGTTAGCCACTGCATCTGAAAAGGGAACAATTGTGCGAGTGTTTAGTGTCGAGACTGGTGCAAAATTATATCAGTTTAGAAGAGGTACGTATCCAACAAACGTTCATTCTATCATATTCAGTAACGATAGCAAGTATTTATCGGTGACTTGCTCCAGTAAGACAGtccatatttttaaaatggATAATGAGAATTTGACACCGTCTAATGAGAATTTCACTAGTAGAAGTTCAAGTCCACCACTATCTGAGGaattagataataattcaaatgaaaCAGACATGTTATCAAATGAAACAAATACTAGCCCGAAAAGTCCAGATTCAAGTAAAAAAGAACCATTTGTCGACACCACCAGAAGTACTGTTGGTAGAATGATAAGAAAATCTACACAAAAGTTTTCTAAAAATGCTGCTAAAAAATTCGGAGAATACTTCCCATTGGATgttaaatcaataatagAATCTTCCAGACATTTTGCAAGTTTCAAATTGCCAATTGAGAGTAAAGAAACCTACAGCAACTACATAGGTTCGAACAACGCCAATTTATCCTCTCACCAGTTAAATAGTACCAGCTCTGAGAGTTTGGCACACGTTAGTATGAGGATCAATGCTGGCAAGTATATTTCTTCAATCGGAGAAGAAATAACCCttgatttatcaaattatCCAAAAGTGCTCGCAAACTACTCAAACTATACAACCGGACAGACTTCTCCAAAAAAAATCACCGCCATTCCGATACGAGTTCTGTCATCAGATGGTATTTACTACAACTACATATTAGACCCAGAGAGGGGTGGAGATTGCATTTTAATCTCAAAATATTCACTATTATTAGATTAG
- the TPHA0O01220 gene encoding SDR family oxidoreductase — MAVLVTGASGFIALHVINLLLSQNYKVIGTVRSQDKVDKIIKQFNNPNLSFELVTDITKLDAFDETLKKHSNEIDYVIHMASPLPDEGNTDFENHYLLLAVNGTKSVLSAIKKFAPKSVKHVVMTSSIVAMLNVNDDSAITTEKDWNPITWEQAKTSSFLCYFGSKTYSEKAAWDFLKENKDEVDFKFTTVNPVMVFGRQMFDEDVKDTLNVSCEYVNKILYLPPTEKLSQDYAMSYVHVDDVALAHVMAMREDRLDGERLLLSAGTYSDQLVANSINKQFPQVKGTIPAAIENCDKPTIRYDSTATQKQLGIEWKSFDVAVYDIAHQALKRLGKL; from the coding sequence atggCTGTCTTAGTTACTGGTGCTTCAGGTTTCATTGCTTTACATGTAATTAACTTATTGCTATCGCAGAATTATAAAGTTATCGGAACAGTTAGATCGCAAGATAAAGTTGATAAGataattaaacaatttaataatcCAAATTTATCATTCGAACTTGTCACTGACATAACCAAACTAGATGCATTTGACGAAACGTTAAAGAAACATAGCAACGAAATCGACTATGTCATACATATGGCTTCTCCATTGCCTGACGAAGGCAACActgattttgaaaaccaTTACTTGTTACTAGCAGTCAATGGTACAAAAAGTGTATTAAGTGCTATTAAAAAGTTTGCTCCAAAAAGCGTCAAACATGTTGTGATGACATCATCTATTGTTGCAATGTTAAATGTCAACGACGACTCAGCAATCACGACAGAGAAAGATTGGAATCCAATAACATGGGAACAGGCAAAGACTAGTTCTTTTCTGTGCTACTTTGGATCGAAGACATATTCTGAAAAGGCTGCTTGGGATTTCTTAAAGGAAAACAAAGATGAGGttgatttcaaattcaCTACCGTGAATCCAGTTATGGTATTTGGAAGACAAATGTTTGACGAAGATGTTAAAGATACATTAAATGTTTCTTGTGAATAtgtcaataaaattttgtaCCTTCCACCAACTGAAAAACTGTCTCAAGACTATGCAATGAGTTACGTTCATGTTGATGATGTGGCTCTGGCACATGTTATGGCTATGCGGGAGGACAGACTTGATGGTGAAAGATTGTTATTGTCTGCAGGGACCTATAGTGACCAACTGGTTGCCAATTCGATTAACAAACAGTTCCCACAAGTGAAAGGTACTATTCCTGCagcaattgaaaattgtGACAAACCTACGATTCGTTATGATTCAACAGCCacacaaaaacaattaGGTATTGAATGGAAGAGTTTTGATGTCGCCGTTTATGATATTGCTCATCAAGCTTTAAAGAGACTAGGTAAGTTATGA
- the CDC14 gene encoding phosphoprotein phosphatase CDC14 (similar to Saccharomyces cerevisiae CDC14 (YFR028C); ancestral locus Anc_1.349), translating into MRKNVYLDNTIEFLRGRVYLGAYDYTPDDTDDMVFFTVDGTIFYNSFHLDFGPMNIGHLYRFAVIFHEILNDVENAKKSVIFYSSTSTRARANAACMLCCYMILVQGWTPHQVLQPLAQVDPPFMPFRDAGYSNADFEITIQDVIYGVWRAKEKSLIDLQAFNLETYEKYERVENGDFNVLTPDFIAFASPQESNRIGAIQSSSPNKSHLNQPFRSVLKFFKSSNVQLVVRLNSHLYNKQHFEDIGIQHLDMIFEDGTCPDLSIVKNFVGAAETIINKGGKIAVHCKAGLGRTGCLIGAHLIYTYGFTANECIGFLRFIRPGMVVGPQQHWLYLNQNTFREWKYTMRLSLEPKEVIGGLYPLIGMEEYRLQKKKVKESKKNTHVKAFENDDSEMRDLVMTPPSAKDKKVGKEEYSNPSFQIAAVPQNSPGQPRKGQNGTNTIEDINKQNAIQNNSEKGTRTPGMGDDTNNSDEDMDRSAEDVLKQLLPKNRRIASGKRTPSAGVRKVSGTTKK; encoded by the coding sequence ATGAGAAAGAACGTTTATTTAGATAACACAATTGAATTTCTAAGAGGTAGAGTCTATTTAGGCGCATATGACTACACTCCAGATGATACTGACGATATGGTGTTTTTCACTGTAGATGGTACCATATTTTACAACAGTTTTCATCTAGATTTTGGTCCAATGAATATTGGTCATTTGTATAGGTTTGCAGTTATTTTTcatgaaattttaaatgatgtAGAAAATGCTAAAAAATCAGTAATTTTCTATTCATCGACGTCTACAAGAGCAAGAGCCAATGCTGCCTGCATGTTATGCTGTTACATGATTCTTGTTCAAGGCTGGACTCCTCATCAAGTTTTACAACCATTAGCACAAGTAGACCCTCCATTTATGCCGTTCAGAGATGCAGGTTACTCTAATGCcgattttgaaattacaATTCAAGATGTAATTTATGGTGTATGGAGAGCTAAAGAAAAAAGTTTAATAGATTTACAGGCATTTAATTTAGAAACttatgaaaaatatgaaagaGTAGAGAATGGtgattttaatgttttaacCCCAGATTTCATTGCTTTCGCATCACCACAGGAATCAAATAGAATTGGTGCTATACAATCATCATCTCCAAACAAATCTCATTTAAATCAACCTTTCAGAAGtgttttgaaattcttCAAGTCAAGCAATGTCCAACTAGTGGTGAGATTAAATTCGCACTTATACAATAAGCAAcattttgaagatattgGTATTCAGCATTTAGATATGATATTTGAAGACGGTACGTGTCCagatttatcaattgttaaaaattttgttgGTGCAGCAGaaacaattattaataaaggTGGAAAAATTGCGGTACATTGTAAAGCAGGCTTAGGTAGAACCGGTTGTCTAATCGGCGCCCATTTAATATACACATATGGTTTCACTGCAAATGAATGTATAGGCTTTTTAAGATTTATTAGACCAGGTATGGTCGTTGGACCCCAACAACATTGGCTGTATTTGAATCAAAACACATTCAGAGAATGGAAATACACGATGAGACTATCATTAGAGCCAAAGGAAGTCATTGGTGGTCTGTATCCCTTAATTGGCATGGAAGAGTACAGAttacaaaagaagaaagtaAAAGAAAGTAAAAAGAATACCCATGTAAAAGCTTTCgaaaatgatgatagtGAGATGAGAGATTTAGTTATGACTCCGCCAAGTGCGAAAGATAAGAAGGTAGGAAAAGAAGAGTATTCCAATCCAAGTTTCCAAATAGCTGCAGTGCCACAGAATTCTCCTGGACAACCTAGAAAGGGTCAAAATGGTACGAATACTATCgaagatattaataaacaaaatgcAATCCAAAATAATTCAGAAAAGGGAACTAGAACTCCAGGAATGGGTGATGATACTAATAATTCGGATGAAGACATGGACAGGAGTGCAGAAGATGTGTTGAAACAGCTTCTACCAAAAAATAGACGTATTGCATCAGGTAAAAGAACACCAAGTGCAGGTGTTAGAAAAGTGAGTGGAACaaccaaaaaataa
- the ECO1 gene encoding Eco1p (similar to Saccharomyces cerevisiae ECO1 (YFR027W); ancestral locus Anc_1.350), which produces MKNLGSSSKSKINPKSVVKNNNKYVQSRLQFNSNKTSRKSNLTKCEKCGMLYSINSIPDIDSHKTYHTMHLSGHKWAKTWGSYIEGPKLIDQKITPPTSSSTSNDSTYTSDLQSKNEYVVVVRPQFPKEVKAASELMSVVNDELNAPHNENDFWATVDGKGKLFLYIKDDRAVGAISVEPIDSTRSRWMVYENKSIIDHIRPHFKVGISRIWVCKEHRSQGIAVKLLEAARTNMNPSRTMQRWELAWSQPTESGGKLASKYNGMKHKSGKLLIPCYI; this is translated from the coding sequence ATGAAGAACCTTGGTTCAAGttcaaaatcaaagatCAATCCTAAATCGgttgttaaaaataataataaatatgttcAATCAAGGTTAcaatttaattcaaataaaacaagTAGGAAGTCTAATTTAACTAAATGTGAAAAATGTGGGATGCTTTATTCTATAAATAGCATTCCCGATATTGATTCACATAAAACTTATCATACAATGCATTTAAGTGGTCACAAATGGGCCAAGACCTGGGGTTCATATATTGAGGGACCCAAACTTATTGATCAGAAGATAACGCCACCGACATCTTCAAGCACTTCAAACGATTCAACGTATACATCTGACCTGcaatcaaaaaatgaatacGTGGTAGTTGTTCGACCACAATTCCCAAAAGAAGTGAAAGCTGCTTCAGAGCTTATGTCTGTTGTTAATGATGAACTAAATGCTCCTCATAATGAAAACGATTTCTGGGCTACTGTCGACGGAAAAGGTAAactatttttatatataaaggatGACAGAGCAGTCGGTGCCATATCCGTCGAACCAATCGATTCAACAAGAAGCCGATGGATGGtatatgaaaataaatcCATAATAGATCACATCAGACCTCACTTTAAAGTAGGTATATCGAGAATCTGGGTCTGCAAAGAGCATCGTTCACAGGGCATTGCagtaaaattattagaagcTGCAAGAACTAATATGAATCCCTCACGTACAATGCAACGCTGGGAATTAGCATGGAGCCAACCAACAGAAAGTGGAGGGAAATTAGCATCGAAATATAATGGAATGAAACACAAGTCTGGAAAACTACTGATACCATGTTATATTTAA